In Deinococcus radiophilus, a single genomic region encodes these proteins:
- a CDS encoding xanthine dehydrogenase family protein molybdopterin-binding subunit — translation MTTAKQAPRANSVGQDRIRKDGPLKVTGTAPYAYEQPVKNPAYLFALTSTIAKGKIKSIDVAAALAVPGVLEVMTHENAPNLFAKTDNELYILQNNEVHYFGEYIGAVVAETPEIARHAAGLVRVEYGAEPHDTHFRPDHPERYDPRRINTGIPSNSSQGDVEQGLAEADAVVDEIYTTPYEHHNPMEMHSVIAQWDKERLDRVLGLLGDRPHLLIHDASQGVAFERLMLAPVLGLLPQQIEINSPYVGGAFGSKGIPHAQVMLAVMAAKLLPGRPVKYMLTRQQMFRSVGHRLTTHQRFRLGAQSDGTLTAIAHDVQQSSSRLKQFAEQTVNATRHLYAAPHRETSTRMVPLDIGPATFMRAPGEFPGMFAQETAMDELAVKLGLDPIELRLRNKPSTDPESGKPHSSHHLDECFSEGARLFGWDQRRSAPRSRQEGEWLYGMGVASASYPKQMTLATKASVKFEGGKYHVAIAAADLGTGTWTTLTQIAADALQVGEEDIALQIGHTDLPVAYLAGGSTGTYNWGSAVMVAAVNFRSKYGEHPKEGDEAQGGTHYPDEAKQYVMDAYGAHFAEVKVSTVTGEVRVTRMLGVYDPGRIINPRTANSQFIGGMTMGISAALHEESYLDSRFGHVVNSDFAGYHIAANADAPDVQACWVEHPDPMFGPTGAKGIGEIGIVGVPAAIGNAIYNATGKRLRQLPFTPDKLLD, via the coding sequence ATGACCACTGCCAAGCAAGCGCCGAGAGCGAACAGTGTCGGGCAAGACCGGATACGTAAAGACGGGCCGCTCAAAGTCACCGGAACGGCCCCTTATGCCTACGAACAACCTGTCAAGAACCCGGCCTACCTGTTTGCGCTGACCTCCACCATCGCCAAGGGCAAAATCAAATCCATCGACGTGGCCGCGGCCCTGGCTGTGCCAGGCGTGCTGGAAGTCATGACGCACGAAAACGCCCCGAACCTGTTTGCCAAGACCGACAACGAGTTGTACATCCTGCAGAACAACGAGGTGCATTATTTCGGCGAGTACATCGGTGCCGTGGTGGCCGAAACGCCAGAGATCGCCCGTCACGCTGCTGGCCTGGTGAGGGTGGAATACGGTGCCGAGCCGCACGACACGCACTTCCGGCCCGATCACCCTGAACGTTACGATCCCAGAAGGATCAATACCGGAATACCGTCCAACTCCAGTCAGGGCGATGTGGAGCAGGGGCTAGCTGAGGCTGACGCTGTGGTGGACGAGATCTATACCACTCCCTACGAGCACCACAACCCGATGGAAATGCACTCGGTGATCGCCCAGTGGGACAAAGAACGCCTGGACAGGGTGCTGGGTCTGCTGGGTGATCGGCCACATCTGCTGATTCACGATGCCTCGCAGGGGGTGGCCTTCGAACGGCTGATGCTGGCTCCGGTGCTGGGATTGTTGCCGCAGCAGATCGAAATCAATTCGCCGTATGTGGGCGGGGCCTTCGGTTCCAAGGGCATTCCGCACGCCCAGGTGATGCTGGCGGTCATGGCCGCCAAGCTGCTGCCGGGCCGCCCGGTCAAGTACATGCTGACCCGTCAGCAGATGTTCCGCTCGGTGGGCCACCGCTTGACCACCCACCAACGTTTCCGGCTGGGTGCGCAGTCGGACGGTACCCTGACTGCCATTGCTCATGACGTGCAGCAGAGCAGCAGCCGCCTGAAGCAGTTCGCTGAGCAGACTGTCAATGCCACCCGGCATCTGTACGCCGCGCCCCACCGTGAGACCAGCACCCGGATGGTGCCCCTCGACATCGGCCCGGCCACCTTCATGCGGGCGCCCGGTGAGTTCCCTGGGATGTTCGCGCAGGAAACGGCGATGGACGAACTGGCGGTGAAGTTGGGCCTGGACCCCATCGAGTTACGGTTGCGTAACAAGCCCAGCACCGACCCCGAAAGCGGCAAGCCCCACTCCAGTCATCACTTGGACGAGTGTTTCAGTGAAGGAGCCAGGCTGTTTGGGTGGGATCAGCGACGCAGCGCGCCGCGCAGCCGCCAGGAAGGCGAGTGGCTGTACGGCATGGGGGTGGCCAGCGCCAGCTACCCCAAACAGATGACCTTGGCCACCAAAGCCAGCGTGAAGTTTGAAGGAGGCAAGTATCACGTGGCGATTGCTGCGGCTGACCTGGGGACCGGTACCTGGACCACCCTGACCCAGATCGCCGCCGACGCCCTGCAGGTGGGCGAGGAAGATATCGCGCTTCAGATCGGACACACTGATCTCCCGGTGGCCTATCTGGCGGGCGGCTCTACCGGCACCTACAACTGGGGCAGTGCGGTGATGGTGGCTGCTGTGAACTTCCGGAGCAAATACGGTGAACACCCCAAGGAAGGCGACGAGGCACAGGGCGGTACCCACTACCCCGACGAGGCCAAGCAGTACGTGATGGACGCTTACGGAGCCCATTTTGCTGAAGTCAAGGTCAGTACCGTTACCGGCGAAGTGCGCGTGACCCGCATGCTGGGTGTGTATGACCCAGGCCGCATCATCAACCCCCGCACCGCCAACTCGCAGTTCATCGGGGGGATGACCATGGGGATTTCCGCCGCGCTCCACGAGGAAAGTTACCTGGATTCACGCTTCGGGCATGTCGTCAACAGCGACTTTGCGGGTTATCACATCGCTGCCAATGCCGACGCCCCTGATGTGCAGGCCTGCTGGGTCGAACATCCTGATCCCATGTTCGGCCCGACTGGTGCCAAGGGCATCGGCGAGATCGGAATCGTAGGTGTGCCGGCCGCCATTGGCAACGCGATTTATAACGCCACCGGGAAAAGGCTCCGCCAGCTGCCGTTCACGCCGGACAAATTGCTTGACTAG
- a CDS encoding NADPH-dependent FMN reductase, with protein sequence MADLKIIGISGSLRKNSYNTALIRAAQELTPEGTTFEIVEIGELPLFNEDHEQDPPQVVKDLKAKIEAADAVVFATPEYNYTIPGVLKNAIDWASRPYGNNSWAGKTAAVMGASIGGIATARAQYDLRKTFVFLNVHDVKQPEVMVAQAQNSFDEQGNLTNEDTKKFIRQQLEALVELTRKLQG encoded by the coding sequence ATGGCAGACCTCAAAATCATCGGCATTTCCGGCAGTCTCCGCAAGAACTCGTACAATACGGCCCTGATCCGTGCCGCGCAGGAACTTACGCCTGAGGGCACCACCTTCGAGATCGTAGAAATCGGTGAGCTGCCTCTGTTCAACGAAGATCATGAACAGGATCCCCCTCAGGTGGTCAAGGACCTGAAAGCCAAAATTGAGGCTGCCGACGCCGTGGTATTCGCCACGCCGGAATACAACTACACCATTCCGGGTGTCCTAAAAAACGCCATCGACTGGGCTTCACGTCCTTATGGGAACAACTCCTGGGCGGGCAAAACTGCCGCTGTCATGGGAGCCAGCATCGGCGGAATCGCCACGGCCCGCGCCCAATATGACCTGCGCAAGACCTTCGTGTTCCTGAACGTGCATGACGTCAAACAGCCGGAAGTGATGGTGGCACAGGCCCAGAACAGCTTTGATGAGCAGGGCAACCTGACCAATGAGGACACCAAGAAGTTCATCCGTCAGCAGTTGGAAGCGCTGGTCGAACTGACCCGCAAGTTGCAGGGCTGA
- a CDS encoding tyrosine-protein kinase domain-containing protein produces the protein MTQSALPLDTGHAQDLDLAALARLLRGAWLPILLTASALSTAAYFYADARPDVYRTSAGLAALPATSGNALISNSLVTAPALPPQVVDRALRSPEVTEAAFKALEDKGLDPAQRQAVVDAVQAEWRSGQYQTVTLSANVDQNLVGSYEVTAQAGSPEAAQATANAFARALLEWDRQRALNGVERAYSNLTTRLDVLDGAPVVGGEAVDSATANQMRSEVVQSLQQVEVLRETVSGTLSLIAGAVLPNEPVAPKPLRDALLVFGATVFAGLLLALARDRLVKRVQDTESLRSLGLPILGLLPPVNLRRSDPAGISSFLRHGSFREGLEFVRLGVTTALDDLSGSATPRAPLIAISSADMDEGKSVITSGLAATFALRGMRVLVVDADIFRHRQRQLLAPEGQPLQIIPLDDTELWVSVQYQTDLLNLRRGHLNPEALLQSIEGLRQNYDIVLIDTPPILKVADTLALARRVDGLVLVAAVGMPQAQVERVVAETSRLGIRPLGLILNRYRGGGITDPYGYGPSPALTLEQGGNYGHARN, from the coding sequence ATGACCCAGTCTGCTCTCCCACTCGACACTGGCCATGCACAGGATCTGGACCTTGCGGCATTGGCACGTTTGCTGCGCGGCGCTTGGCTGCCTATTCTGCTGACCGCCAGCGCCCTGAGCACCGCCGCTTATTTTTATGCCGACGCCCGCCCGGACGTATACCGGACCTCGGCTGGCCTGGCCGCCCTTCCGGCGACTTCGGGCAATGCCCTGATCAGTAACTCGCTGGTCACTGCCCCGGCATTGCCACCGCAGGTGGTCGACCGGGCACTACGGAGTCCTGAGGTGACGGAAGCGGCCTTCAAAGCTCTGGAAGACAAAGGACTGGACCCAGCCCAGCGCCAGGCCGTGGTGGACGCGGTGCAGGCCGAGTGGCGCTCTGGTCAGTACCAAACGGTCACCCTGAGCGCCAACGTGGACCAGAATCTGGTGGGCAGCTATGAAGTGACGGCCCAGGCAGGAAGTCCCGAAGCGGCGCAGGCCACCGCGAACGCCTTTGCACGCGCACTCTTGGAGTGGGACCGCCAACGCGCCCTGAATGGTGTAGAGCGGGCGTACAGCAATCTCACCACTCGCCTGGACGTGCTTGACGGTGCCCCGGTAGTCGGCGGTGAGGCGGTCGATTCCGCTACGGCCAATCAGATGCGCTCTGAGGTGGTCCAGTCCTTGCAGCAAGTCGAGGTGCTGCGGGAAACCGTCAGCGGAACCCTGTCCCTGATTGCCGGCGCGGTCCTGCCCAACGAGCCAGTGGCGCCTAAGCCCCTAAGAGACGCCCTGCTGGTGTTCGGGGCCACTGTCTTTGCCGGGCTGCTGCTGGCTCTGGCCCGTGACCGCCTGGTGAAGCGGGTTCAGGACACCGAGTCGCTGCGGAGCCTGGGCCTCCCCATTCTGGGGCTCCTGCCCCCAGTGAACCTGCGCCGTTCCGATCCTGCGGGAATTTCCAGTTTTCTGAGGCATGGCAGCTTCCGGGAGGGGCTAGAATTCGTGCGCTTGGGCGTGACGACTGCCTTGGACGATCTCAGCGGCTCGGCTACGCCGCGCGCCCCGTTAATCGCGATCTCCAGTGCCGATATGGACGAGGGCAAGAGCGTGATTACCTCTGGCCTGGCGGCCACCTTCGCCCTGCGGGGCATGCGAGTGCTGGTGGTTGATGCCGACATCTTCCGGCACCGCCAGCGCCAGCTGCTGGCCCCAGAGGGACAGCCGCTTCAGATCATTCCATTGGACGACACCGAACTGTGGGTTTCCGTGCAGTACCAGACCGACCTGTTGAACCTGCGCCGGGGACACCTCAACCCCGAGGCCCTGCTGCAAAGCATTGAAGGTTTACGCCAGAATTACGACATCGTCCTGATCGATACCCCGCCCATCCTGAAAGTGGCCGATACCCTGGCGCTGGCGCGGCGGGTGGACGGTTTGGTGCTGGTGGCAGCCGTCGGCATGCCGCAGGCCCAGGTAGAGCGGGTGGTGGCCGAAACTTCACGCCTGGGCATCCGTCCGCTGGGCTTGATCCTGAACCGCTACCGGGGCGGTGGCATCACCGATCCTTACGGCTATGGTCCTTCCCCTGCCCTGACCCTGGAGCAAGGAGGCAATTATGGTCATGCCCGGAACTGA
- the galE gene encoding UDP-glucose 4-epimerase GalE — MKVLVTGGAGYIGSTTCAALEDAGHQPVVLDSLVLGREEFTQGRIFYRGDVGDRALLHQIFSDHPDISATLHFAARIVVPESVAQPELYYRENVVASLNLFAALRELGQSRVIFSSSASLYATPDDERVTEDSPLAPSSPYARSKLMTEQMLADLCAAAQANGEPLRGIALRYFNPIGADPARRSGPYLEDPANLLGRMLSAMNRDTEFRITGTDYATRDGTGLRDYIHVWDLAQAHVRALEGFETAFEQAAQAQGQPSGLLIINVGTGQGQTVRELVQAFQAVAPRALQVEEGPRRPGDVAGAYADITRAREWLDWSPQLSTEDALRSALDWTAQWQRRSQTAEAPTVEATSAVISGI; from the coding sequence ATGAAGGTCTTGGTCACGGGAGGGGCGGGATATATCGGGAGCACGACCTGCGCGGCGTTGGAAGACGCCGGTCACCAGCCGGTGGTGCTGGATTCACTGGTATTGGGACGCGAAGAATTTACACAGGGACGCATTTTTTACCGCGGCGACGTGGGCGACCGCGCCTTGCTTCATCAGATCTTCAGCGATCATCCAGACATCAGCGCAACCCTGCATTTCGCAGCCCGGATCGTGGTCCCCGAGTCGGTGGCGCAGCCGGAGCTGTACTACCGCGAGAATGTGGTGGCCAGCCTCAACCTGTTTGCTGCCTTGCGGGAACTGGGCCAGTCCCGCGTGATTTTCAGTTCCAGTGCCAGCCTGTACGCAACTCCTGATGATGAACGCGTCACTGAAGACAGCCCCCTGGCCCCGTCCAGTCCCTATGCCCGCAGCAAGTTGATGACCGAGCAGATGTTGGCGGACCTCTGCGCCGCCGCTCAGGCAAACGGTGAGCCACTCCGGGGCATCGCCCTGCGGTACTTCAACCCGATCGGCGCGGACCCGGCGCGGCGCAGTGGCCCTTACCTCGAAGACCCGGCCAACTTGCTGGGGCGGATGTTGAGTGCCATGAACCGGGACACCGAATTCCGGATCACCGGGACCGATTACGCCACCCGTGACGGCACGGGTCTGCGGGACTACATCCATGTCTGGGACCTGGCCCAGGCCCATGTCCGCGCGCTGGAAGGTTTCGAGACGGCCTTCGAGCAGGCCGCGCAGGCGCAGGGTCAGCCGTCCGGCCTGCTGATTATCAATGTGGGCACCGGCCAGGGTCAGACAGTCCGCGAATTGGTACAGGCTTTTCAGGCGGTGGCGCCCCGCGCCCTGCAGGTCGAGGAAGGCCCCCGGCGCCCAGGGGACGTGGCCGGGGCCTACGCCGACATCACGCGGGCGCGGGAATGGCTGGACTGGTCGCCGCAGCTCAGCACTGAAGACGCCCTGCGCTCGGCCCTGGACTGGACCGCCCAGTGGCAGCGCCGTTCGCAGACCGCAGAAGCCCCTACCGTAGAAGCCACTAGCGCAGTGATCAGCGGCATCTGA
- a CDS encoding ArsR/SmtB family transcription factor, whose amino-acid sequence MDFDKSAELFKALGDPGRLKILALLQCPPASDCAQAQAVCACDLTGYTGLSQPTVSHHMRLLVQAGLVTNTKRGRWTEYALNPEGFAQARGLLAALQVADQPPAPIQ is encoded by the coding sequence ATGGATTTCGATAAGTCTGCCGAGCTGTTCAAGGCGCTGGGTGATCCAGGCCGCCTGAAGATTCTGGCCCTGCTGCAGTGTCCACCGGCCAGCGACTGCGCCCAAGCCCAGGCTGTATGTGCCTGCGACCTGACGGGCTACACGGGCCTGTCGCAGCCTACTGTCAGCCATCACATGCGGCTGCTGGTGCAGGCTGGGCTGGTCACCAACACCAAGCGGGGACGCTGGACCGAGTACGCCCTGAATCCTGAGGGTTTTGCTCAGGCGCGGGGGCTGCTCGCCGCCTTGCAAGTGGCCGATCAGCCGCCCGCCCCTATTCAATGA
- a CDS encoding hemolysin family protein has translation MNAAVPVLVLLVMVAVNALYVAAEFATVGSRRSRVQELADAGNRGAAGLLEILKDPRKLDNYVAACQVGITLSSLLAGSFGQSQLTPLLTPYFGAAGQAVAVLIVLAFITVLQVVLGELLPKTVALRYPERLAIATLAPMQFSLWLFTPLIRLFNGSAFALLRRWGLHSEHSHAHVHSPEELEGLYRESAAGSLIDVAERDMLAGVLNVEQRVVRAIMTPRTRLVTIPAQARARDILPQLTGSAYSRFPVMGEGPDELVGIVHLRHLFLAAAQNPEALVGQVMQKPLIVSELMTVPDLWQTLREAGRHSAMIVNEYGSVAGMVTLEDALEEIFGELQDEFDQEEDPIVQQGQAVSVRGDVLLEALNDRFDLNLAEDEVDTVSGLMWQELGRLPVIGDEVQFESGLVLRVESMDRRSVRRVGLMLPGGEA, from the coding sequence TTGAACGCCGCTGTTCCAGTCCTGGTGCTCCTGGTGATGGTGGCGGTCAATGCCCTGTACGTAGCGGCTGAGTTCGCTACGGTGGGCTCACGCCGCTCACGGGTGCAGGAGTTGGCCGACGCCGGGAACAGGGGCGCGGCCGGTCTGCTGGAGATTCTCAAGGACCCCCGCAAGCTGGACAATTATGTGGCGGCCTGCCAGGTTGGCATTACCCTCAGCAGCCTGCTGGCAGGTTCTTTTGGTCAGTCTCAACTGACTCCGCTGCTTACGCCGTATTTCGGTGCGGCGGGGCAAGCGGTCGCCGTCCTGATCGTGCTGGCCTTCATCACGGTGTTGCAGGTCGTACTGGGCGAACTGCTGCCCAAGACGGTGGCGCTGCGGTACCCCGAGCGGCTGGCCATCGCCACGCTGGCGCCCATGCAGTTCAGCCTGTGGCTCTTTACTCCCCTCATTCGGCTGTTCAACGGTTCGGCGTTTGCGCTGCTGCGCCGCTGGGGGCTGCACTCCGAGCATAGCCACGCCCATGTCCATTCGCCTGAGGAGCTGGAAGGGTTGTACCGCGAAAGTGCCGCCGGGAGCCTGATTGACGTTGCCGAGCGGGACATGCTGGCGGGTGTGTTGAATGTGGAACAGCGGGTGGTGCGCGCGATCATGACTCCCCGTACCCGGCTGGTGACTATTCCGGCGCAGGCCCGGGCCCGCGATATTCTGCCGCAGTTGACCGGCAGCGCTTACTCACGCTTTCCGGTGATGGGTGAGGGTCCCGACGAACTGGTCGGCATCGTGCACCTGCGGCATCTGTTTCTGGCGGCGGCTCAGAATCCTGAAGCGCTGGTGGGCCAGGTGATGCAAAAGCCGCTGATCGTCTCAGAGCTGATGACGGTGCCGGACCTGTGGCAGACCCTGCGTGAGGCTGGGCGTCATAGCGCCATGATCGTGAACGAATACGGCTCAGTGGCTGGAATGGTCACCCTTGAAGACGCCCTGGAAGAGATTTTCGGAGAGCTGCAAGACGAGTTCGACCAGGAAGAAGACCCCATCGTGCAGCAGGGACAGGCCGTTTCGGTGCGCGGTGATGTCTTGCTGGAAGCCCTCAATGACCGCTTTGACCTGAACCTGGCCGAAGACGAGGTGGATACGGTGAGCGGCCTGATGTGGCAGGAACTGGGCCGCCTGCCGGTGATCGGGGATGAAGTGCAGTTCGAAAGCGGACTGGTGCTGCGGGTGGAGAGCATGGACCGCCGCTCGGTGCGCCGGGTCGGTCTGATGCTCCCCGGAGGCGAAGCATGA
- a CDS encoding hemolysin family protein translates to MTEYLIPMLVILLLVLLNGLFVAAEFALVGARRSRLQSLAEGGSGAARWLLGVFDHPTGKDRYIAVAQLGITLASIGLGMYGEPAVARWLYGPFESWGLPYEAAHTAGFIVALSFITYMHVVFGEMIPKALALQTPEAVSVRINPLMRVFSLIFRPAVAVLNWLALGMMRLLGIKDPGKEAMLYNSKELAIVTEEVAASGQLGSVQQSLITNIFELEDREAEELMTSRSRMEGLSADATDAEVMERIAASPRSRYPVYRGTLDDVVGVLHIKDYMRARVDGRRLGLAQLARPLPSVSATATAEELLSMFKRERVHAALVVDEFGGTLGFVTMDDLISDVIEEERAEELPWITANEDGSLTLDGEVTLSELREDYGLALDHEDVTTVAGLFLAELGTVPETGTTIHWAGHDLTAEEVQGLKVIRVRLRPLQELQ, encoded by the coding sequence ATGACCGAATATTTGATTCCGATGCTGGTGATTCTGTTGCTGGTGCTGCTCAACGGTCTGTTCGTGGCGGCCGAATTTGCGCTGGTCGGTGCACGCCGCAGCCGCCTGCAGTCGCTGGCCGAGGGCGGCAGCGGGGCGGCCCGCTGGTTGCTGGGGGTCTTCGATCACCCCACCGGCAAGGACCGCTACATCGCCGTGGCCCAGCTGGGCATCACCCTGGCGTCTATCGGGCTGGGGATGTACGGCGAACCGGCGGTGGCCCGCTGGTTGTATGGCCCGTTCGAAAGCTGGGGGCTGCCCTATGAAGCCGCCCACACGGCAGGCTTTATCGTGGCCCTGAGCTTTATTACCTATATGCATGTGGTGTTCGGCGAGATGATTCCCAAGGCGCTGGCCCTGCAAACCCCTGAAGCGGTCAGCGTGCGGATCAACCCGCTGATGCGGGTCTTCTCGCTGATTTTCCGCCCGGCCGTGGCAGTGCTCAACTGGCTGGCCCTGGGCATGATGCGTCTGCTGGGCATCAAAGATCCCGGCAAGGAAGCCATGCTGTACAACTCCAAGGAGCTGGCCATCGTCACCGAGGAAGTGGCGGCCAGTGGTCAGCTGGGCAGCGTGCAGCAGAGCCTGATCACCAACATCTTCGAACTGGAAGACCGTGAGGCCGAGGAGCTGATGACCTCGCGCAGCCGCATGGAAGGCCTGAGCGCGGACGCCACCGACGCTGAAGTGATGGAACGCATCGCCGCCTCACCGCGTAGCCGTTACCCGGTGTACCGGGGTACGCTGGACGATGTGGTCGGCGTACTGCACATTAAAGATTACATGCGGGCCCGCGTGGATGGCCGCCGTCTGGGTCTGGCCCAACTGGCCCGGCCTCTGCCCAGCGTCTCGGCCACGGCCACAGCGGAGGAACTGCTCAGCATGTTCAAGCGTGAGCGGGTTCATGCGGCGCTGGTGGTCGACGAGTTCGGAGGTACCCTAGGCTTCGTGACCATGGACGATCTGATCAGTGATGTGATTGAGGAAGAAAGGGCCGAAGAACTGCCCTGGATTACCGCCAACGAGGACGGCTCGCTGACGCTGGACGGCGAAGTGACCCTCTCGGAACTGCGTGAAGACTACGGTCTGGCGCTTGACCACGAAGATGTGACCACAGTGGCGGGTTTGTTCCTGGCCGAGCTGGGTACCGTGCCCGAAACCGGCACCACCATTCACTGGGCTGGGCATGACCTGACGGCTGAAGAGGTCCAGGGTCTCAAAGTGATCCGGGTGCGGCTGCGTCCACTGCAGGAGCTTCAATGA
- a CDS encoding undecaprenyl-diphosphate phosphatase, which translates to MNIFQASVLGIVQGLTEFLPVSSSAHLRVVPALLGWDDPGAAFTAVTQIGTEAAVLIYFRHDLIRMARAWWTSLRERTFLRSTDPDARLAWYVALGTVPIGVLGLLLEDLIESSFRDLRVTATMLIVIGLGLLVAERMGNARKQTEDMTLRDAITLGFAQALALIPGVSRSGATISGGLLLGYDRVAATRFAFLLAIPAVVLSGLFKLPDAFGGDGPGWGATLLATALAFVTGYAAIAWLLRYISKNSFLPFVIYRVALGLLLWVLIGQGVLSPV; encoded by the coding sequence ATGAATATTTTTCAGGCTTCGGTTCTGGGGATTGTCCAGGGCCTGACCGAATTCTTGCCCGTATCCAGCAGTGCCCACCTGCGCGTCGTCCCGGCGTTGCTGGGCTGGGATGACCCCGGTGCGGCCTTTACCGCTGTGACCCAGATCGGCACCGAGGCGGCCGTGCTGATTTATTTCCGGCATGACCTGATTCGCATGGCGCGGGCCTGGTGGACCTCGCTGCGGGAGCGTACCTTCCTACGCAGCACCGACCCGGATGCACGGCTGGCCTGGTATGTCGCGCTGGGCACTGTTCCGATTGGGGTGCTGGGCCTGCTGCTAGAAGACCTGATCGAGTCGTCGTTCCGCGACCTGCGCGTGACGGCCACCATGCTGATCGTGATCGGCCTGGGCCTGCTGGTCGCTGAGCGTATGGGCAACGCCCGCAAACAGACCGAGGACATGACCCTGCGCGATGCCATTACCCTGGGCTTCGCACAGGCGCTGGCGCTGATCCCCGGTGTGTCGCGCTCCGGGGCCACCATCAGCGGTGGTCTGTTGCTGGGCTATGACCGGGTGGCTGCGACCCGCTTTGCCTTTTTGCTGGCCATTCCGGCAGTGGTGCTCTCAGGCTTGTTCAAATTGCCGGATGCGTTTGGTGGGGACGGCCCTGGCTGGGGGGCCACCCTATTGGCTACGGCGCTGGCCTTCGTGACCGGCTACGCCGCCATTGCTTGGCTGCTGCGCTACATCAGCAAAAACAGCTTCTTGCCGTTTGTGATCTACCGTGTCGCGCTGGGTTTGCTGCTGTGGGTCTTGATCGGTCAGGGCGTCCTTTCTCCGGTCTGA
- the parS gene encoding type II RES/Xre toxin-antitoxin system antitoxin → MTYTFTPTRTAPALPGTSLLGVQATNLIELGDAAQAGFGTQALEGFARHLGLTLGETLALIGLSESTYHSYRRRGRPLSADDSASLYHLARVTEAAEHYFQSVQDAHRWLMTPRQTFGDKTPLQFALLPGGAEYVLTVLGRLERGVYT, encoded by the coding sequence ATGACCTACACATTTACCCCGACCCGCACGGCTCCGGCGCTGCCTGGCACATCGCTGCTGGGGGTGCAGGCCACCAACCTGATCGAGCTGGGAGACGCAGCGCAGGCCGGCTTCGGTACCCAGGCGCTGGAGGGCTTCGCCCGGCACCTGGGCCTGACGCTGGGGGAGACCCTGGCGCTGATTGGGCTGAGCGAAAGCACCTATCACAGCTACCGGCGCCGGGGCCGCCCCCTGAGTGCGGACGACAGTGCCAGCCTGTACCACTTGGCACGGGTCACCGAAGCCGCCGAACATTACTTTCAGAGTGTGCAGGATGCCCACCGCTGGCTCATGACACCCCGGCAGACATTCGGGGATAAGACTCCGCTGCAGTTCGCGCTGCTGCCCGGTGGGGCCGAATATGTGCTTACGGTGCTGGGCCGCTTGGAGCGCGGCGTCTATACGTGA
- a CDS encoding RES family NAD+ phosphorylase produces MTLTLYRVSKVQYAQSPDLPEHGFGAARFGGRWNSPDPAGQADRRVIYASDTLAQAMLEVVVHVDSKALRSVPHAYLRFEVNEDAVAELDVAQLPQSWNAHPETPATQVIGDQWFDEQVSPVLRVPSVILPLDVYGPGQSNYLIHARHPQVAQAVRLVGTSPLPFDPRL; encoded by the coding sequence GTGACACTCACGCTGTACCGGGTCAGCAAGGTGCAGTATGCCCAGAGTCCTGATCTGCCGGAGCACGGCTTTGGGGCCGCCCGCTTCGGCGGACGCTGGAACAGTCCCGACCCGGCAGGCCAGGCCGACCGCCGGGTGATCTATGCCAGTGACACGTTGGCGCAGGCCATGCTGGAAGTGGTGGTGCATGTGGACAGTAAGGCCCTCAGGTCCGTGCCGCACGCGTATCTGCGCTTTGAGGTCAATGAAGACGCCGTGGCGGAACTGGACGTGGCCCAGCTTCCGCAAAGCTGGAATGCCCATCCGGAAACGCCCGCGACGCAGGTCATTGGAGATCAGTGGTTCGATGAGCAGGTTTCACCAGTGCTGCGGGTGCCGTCGGTGATCTTGCCGCTGGACGTGTACGGGCCAGGACAAAGCAATTACCTGATTCACGCCCGCCATCCACAGGTGGCCCAGGCGGTGCGGCTGGTGGGGACTTCTCCACTACCGTTCGATCCCCGCCTGTAG